A single window of Channa argus isolate prfri chromosome 2, Channa argus male v1.0, whole genome shotgun sequence DNA harbors:
- the dpy19l3 gene encoding protein C-mannosyl-transferase DPY19L3 isoform X4: MELRKRVKQSKRENHLGLSQDTPAKGGCSSHKMWGTAGSNATQEGVGGGVSLLGASGSGKLPCCPWRQCVSMAAGLLLAGLLALVQAWCVNAIHENLLWFSELTEVEREISFRTECGLYYSYYKQMLQAPSIQKGLSDLIHDNLTESKRTINLLQRMNIYQEVFLGVLYRLLPIQLYLEPVYFYIYTVFSLQAVYVIALYLTAWLLSGSWLAGTLTGIWYILNRVDTTRVEFTISLRENWSLPFLALQVTAITCYLRPHLTALQKKVLMWLMYVTTFCFCLTWQFNQFILLVQSLIIYTMDCVDLLTPTQVTTLYVVQVSGLLSVWLLQFCNSMILGSLVLSFVVAALIIRHGQSGLKTGSLMVRLGKLFLHSAMVLLLTFSINYLAKKALQLRSDEHIYKFIKSKFGLGPTRDFDASLYLCEEAFGLLPLDTLERLAGTLLLYPYVLTLLLLSGIFAVAMLQNLSKPRGSSAEEKKGAAEGQKEAFRPDVAYNLLHTLFYGLLAFSTMRMKYIWTGHMCAVAAYGVCGTELWTLLLTTLHCYSKFLLRLVRYAVPLAMIGCLYYKFWPKLIEEISELREFYDPDTVELMTWISTKTPKEAVFAGSMQLLAGIKLCTGRVLTNHPHYEDKDLRERTKQEEEVICWSSLV; the protein is encoded by the exons ATGGAGCTTCGTAAGAGAGTAAAGCAGAGCAAGCGAGAAAATCATTTGGGTCTTTCACAGGATACTCCAGCTAAAGGGGGATGCAGCAGTCATAAGATGTGGGGGACAGCAGGATCTAATGCCACACAGGAGGGTGTTGGAGGGGGGGTTTCCCTGCTTGGAGCATCCGGTTCAGGCAAACTACCTTGTTGTCCTTGGCGACAGTGTGTTTCCATGGCAGCAGGGCTGTTACTGGCTGGGCTGCTGGCTCTCGTTCAGGCCTGGTGTGTTAATGCCATACATGAGAATCTGCTGTGGTTCTCTGAGCTCACG GAAGTGGAACGGGAGATCTCCTTTCGGACTGAGTGTGGACTTTACTACTCATACTACAAGCAAATGTTGCAGGCCCCGTCCATACAGAAAG gGCTGTCAGATTTGATCCATGACAACTTGACAGAATCTAAGAGGACCATTAATCTCCTACAGCGAATGAATATCTATCAAGAAGTCTTCCTCGGTGTTCTCTACAGATTATTGCCCATACAG TTGTATCTGGAGCCAGTGTATTTCTACATTTACACAGTGTTCTCGCTCCAAGCGGTGTATGTGATTGCCCTGTACCTCACAGCATGGCTCCTGTCTGGCTCGTGGCTGGCTGGTACACTCACTGGGATCTGGTACATCCTCAACAG GGTAGATACCACTCGTGTGGAGTTCACAATCTCCCTCAGAGAGAACTGGTCTTTGCCCTTCCTAGCGCTGCAGGTCACTGCTATCACCTGTTACCTCAGGCCTCATCTCACAGCCTTACAGAAg AAGGTGCTGATGTGGTTGATGTATGTGACGAcgttctgtttctgtctgacatGGCAGTTCAACCAGTTCATCCTACTTGTTCAGTCTCTCATCATATACACCATGGACTGTGTTGATCTCCTAACACCTACACAG GTGACTACACTGTATGTTGTTCAAGTGAGTGGTCTGCTCAGTGTGTGGCTTCTACAGTTCTGCAACTCCATGATACTGGGATCACTGGTCCTGAGCTTCGTTGTAGCCGCCCTCATCATTAGACACGGACAG TCTGGTTTGAAGACAGGAAGCCTGATGGTTCGTCTCGGCAAACTGTTTCTCCACAGCGCCATGGTTCTCCTTCTCACCTTTAGCATCAACTACCTAGCCAAG AAAGCACTTCAGCTCAGATCAGATGAGCACATCTATAAATTCATCAAATCAAAGTTTGGCTTGGGGCCGACAAG AGATTTTGATGCCAGTCTCTATCTGTGTGAAGAGGCCTTTGGCTTACTACCCCTCGATACACTGGAACGACTGGCTGGCACTCTGCTGTTGTACCCCTACGTcctcacactgctgctgctcagcgGCATTTTTGCAGTGGCCATGCTGCAGAATCTGAG CAAACCTAGAGGAAGTTCAGcggaggagaagaaaggagcTGCCGAGGGACAAAAGGAGGCTTTTCGCCCAGATGTGGCCTATAATCTGTTGCATACACTGTTCTACGGCCTCTTGGCTTTCAGCACTATGAG GATGAAGTACATATGGACTGGCCACATGTGTGCGGTTGCAGCTTACGGTGTGTGTGGGACGGAGTTGTGGACCCTGCTTCTTACCACTCTCCACTGCTACAGTAAATTTCTG TTAAGGCTTGTGAGATATGCAGTTCCACTGGCTATGATCGGTTGCCTGTATTACAAG TTCTGGCCTAAACTGATCGAGGAGATATCAGAACTGAGGGAATTTTATGATCCCGACACTGTGGAGCTCATGACCTGGATTAG CACAAAGACTCCTAAGGAGGCTGTATTTGCAGGAAGCATGCAGTTGCTGGCTGGCATCAAACTGTGCACAGGCAGAGTTCTCACCAACCACCCACATTATGAAGACAAAGACCTGCGGGAGAGGACCAAACAG
- the dpy19l3 gene encoding protein C-mannosyl-transferase DPY19L3 isoform X3: protein MELRKRVKQSKRENHLGLSQDTPAKGGCSSHKMWGTAGSNATQEGVGGGVSLLGASGSGKLPCCPWRQCVSMAAGLLLAGLLALVQAWCVNAIHENLLWFSELTEVEREISFRTECGLYYSYYKQMLQAPSIQKGLSDLIHDNLTESKRTINLLQRMNIYQEVFLGVLYRLLPIQLYLEPVYFYIYTVFSLQAVYVIALYLTAWLLSGSWLAGTLTGIWYILNRVDTTRVEFTISLRENWSLPFLALQVTAITCYLRPHLTALQKKVLMWLMYVTTFCFCLTWQFNQFILLVQSLIIYTMDCVDLLTPTQVTTLYVVQVSGLLSVWLLQFCNSMILGSLVLSFVVAALIIRHGQSGLKTGSLMVRLGKLFLHSAMVLLLTFSINYLAKKALQLRSDEHIYKFIKSKFGLGPTRDFDASLYLCEEAFGLLPLDTLERLAGTLLLYPYVLTLLLLSGIFAVAMLQNLSKPRGSSAEEKKGAAEGQKEAFRPDVAYNLLHTLFYGLLAFSTMRMKYIWTGHMCAVAAYGVCGTELWTLLLTTLHCYSKFLLRLVRYAVPLAMIGCLYYKFWPKLIEEISELREFYDPDTVELMTWISTKTPKEAVFAGSMQLLAGIKLCTGRVLTNHPHYEDKDLRERTKQIMDGPGENDPDLVPASHPRFCEAIKMDTLAYTALFTKTFQNKTFHVYRVKKKRKKSPKNSPEPSTTQ, encoded by the exons ATGGAGCTTCGTAAGAGAGTAAAGCAGAGCAAGCGAGAAAATCATTTGGGTCTTTCACAGGATACTCCAGCTAAAGGGGGATGCAGCAGTCATAAGATGTGGGGGACAGCAGGATCTAATGCCACACAGGAGGGTGTTGGAGGGGGGGTTTCCCTGCTTGGAGCATCCGGTTCAGGCAAACTACCTTGTTGTCCTTGGCGACAGTGTGTTTCCATGGCAGCAGGGCTGTTACTGGCTGGGCTGCTGGCTCTCGTTCAGGCCTGGTGTGTTAATGCCATACATGAGAATCTGCTGTGGTTCTCTGAGCTCACG GAAGTGGAACGGGAGATCTCCTTTCGGACTGAGTGTGGACTTTACTACTCATACTACAAGCAAATGTTGCAGGCCCCGTCCATACAGAAAG gGCTGTCAGATTTGATCCATGACAACTTGACAGAATCTAAGAGGACCATTAATCTCCTACAGCGAATGAATATCTATCAAGAAGTCTTCCTCGGTGTTCTCTACAGATTATTGCCCATACAG TTGTATCTGGAGCCAGTGTATTTCTACATTTACACAGTGTTCTCGCTCCAAGCGGTGTATGTGATTGCCCTGTACCTCACAGCATGGCTCCTGTCTGGCTCGTGGCTGGCTGGTACACTCACTGGGATCTGGTACATCCTCAACAG GGTAGATACCACTCGTGTGGAGTTCACAATCTCCCTCAGAGAGAACTGGTCTTTGCCCTTCCTAGCGCTGCAGGTCACTGCTATCACCTGTTACCTCAGGCCTCATCTCACAGCCTTACAGAAg AAGGTGCTGATGTGGTTGATGTATGTGACGAcgttctgtttctgtctgacatGGCAGTTCAACCAGTTCATCCTACTTGTTCAGTCTCTCATCATATACACCATGGACTGTGTTGATCTCCTAACACCTACACAG GTGACTACACTGTATGTTGTTCAAGTGAGTGGTCTGCTCAGTGTGTGGCTTCTACAGTTCTGCAACTCCATGATACTGGGATCACTGGTCCTGAGCTTCGTTGTAGCCGCCCTCATCATTAGACACGGACAG TCTGGTTTGAAGACAGGAAGCCTGATGGTTCGTCTCGGCAAACTGTTTCTCCACAGCGCCATGGTTCTCCTTCTCACCTTTAGCATCAACTACCTAGCCAAG AAAGCACTTCAGCTCAGATCAGATGAGCACATCTATAAATTCATCAAATCAAAGTTTGGCTTGGGGCCGACAAG AGATTTTGATGCCAGTCTCTATCTGTGTGAAGAGGCCTTTGGCTTACTACCCCTCGATACACTGGAACGACTGGCTGGCACTCTGCTGTTGTACCCCTACGTcctcacactgctgctgctcagcgGCATTTTTGCAGTGGCCATGCTGCAGAATCTGAG CAAACCTAGAGGAAGTTCAGcggaggagaagaaaggagcTGCCGAGGGACAAAAGGAGGCTTTTCGCCCAGATGTGGCCTATAATCTGTTGCATACACTGTTCTACGGCCTCTTGGCTTTCAGCACTATGAG GATGAAGTACATATGGACTGGCCACATGTGTGCGGTTGCAGCTTACGGTGTGTGTGGGACGGAGTTGTGGACCCTGCTTCTTACCACTCTCCACTGCTACAGTAAATTTCTG TTAAGGCTTGTGAGATATGCAGTTCCACTGGCTATGATCGGTTGCCTGTATTACAAG TTCTGGCCTAAACTGATCGAGGAGATATCAGAACTGAGGGAATTTTATGATCCCGACACTGTGGAGCTCATGACCTGGATTAG CACAAAGACTCCTAAGGAGGCTGTATTTGCAGGAAGCATGCAGTTGCTGGCTGGCATCAAACTGTGCACAGGCAGAGTTCTCACCAACCACCCACATTATGAAGACAAAGACCTGCGGGAGAGGACCAAACAG